A genomic segment from Brevundimonas sp. SORGH_AS_0993 encodes:
- a CDS encoding uroporphyrinogen-III synthase, which yields MSARVWITRTRPGADRTAERLRVLGLTPVVTPLLAVQPLKPALPDLDLYAALVFTSPNGVAAYAALTPRRDHPVIAVGDATVAAARDAGFLQARSAEGDIHALARLIADQPPAGPILAALAESPVADLAALTCARNSDVVIDALPIYRTVPTQLSAPPPAEAVLVHSPRAARLLAAYGRAALDACLVACISPQAAAPLDALDLKPAVADAPNDPALLATLQEALGKRERPV from the coding sequence ATGAGCGCCCGGGTCTGGATCACCCGCACCCGGCCCGGCGCCGACCGCACGGCCGAGCGTCTGCGCGTCCTGGGCCTGACGCCAGTCGTCACGCCCCTGCTGGCCGTTCAACCGCTCAAGCCCGCCCTGCCCGACCTCGACCTCTACGCCGCCCTGGTCTTCACCAGTCCCAACGGCGTCGCCGCCTACGCCGCCCTGACGCCGCGCCGCGACCACCCCGTCATCGCCGTGGGCGACGCCACTGTCGCCGCCGCCCGCGACGCGGGCTTCCTCCAGGCGCGATCGGCCGAAGGCGATATCCACGCCTTGGCCCGCCTTATCGCCGACCAGCCGCCCGCGGGACCGATCCTGGCCGCCCTCGCCGAAAGCCCGGTCGCCGACCTGGCCGCCTTGACCTGTGCGCGAAACTCGGACGTCGTGATCGACGCCCTGCCGATCTATCGCACCGTCCCCACCCAGCTTTCCGCGCCGCCCCCGGCCGAGGCCGTTCTGGTCCACTCCCCCCGCGCCGCCCGCCTGCTGGCCGCCTATGGGCGCGCCGCCCTGGACGCCTGCTTGGTCGCCTGCATCTCGCCCCAGGCCGCCGCTCCGCTGGACGCCCTGGACCTCAAACCGGCCGTCGCCGATGCGCCGAACGACCCCGCTCTGCTCGCAACCTTGCAAGAGGCGCTTGGCAAGCGCGAACGGCCCGTATAA
- a CDS encoding cytochrome c-type biogenesis protein — protein MRRWLIIAAAPVLALMLSAAEPPAAPDRPLPDAAQEARAQALFKNVRCVVCQHEAIADSPAGVAGDMRRLIREEIASGATDREVRDDLVRRFGDYVLFTPPMRIGTWLLWFGPFALVLLAGAVLAVAARRRPVEPAPLSDEEERRLENILENEKLRRDPDATSPHDGR, from the coding sequence GTGAGGCGGTGGCTGATCATCGCCGCCGCGCCGGTTCTGGCGCTGATGCTGAGCGCGGCGGAACCGCCGGCCGCGCCGGATCGCCCCTTGCCCGACGCAGCCCAGGAGGCGCGCGCCCAGGCCCTGTTCAAGAACGTCCGCTGCGTCGTCTGCCAGCACGAGGCCATCGCCGACAGCCCGGCCGGCGTGGCGGGCGACATGCGACGACTGATTCGGGAGGAGATCGCCTCGGGCGCCACGGATCGAGAAGTGCGCGACGATCTTGTCCGTCGGTTCGGCGACTATGTGCTGTTCACCCCGCCGATGCGGATCGGGACATGGCTGTTGTGGTTCGGACCGTTCGCCCTGGTGCTGCTGGCCGGCGCGGTCCTGGCCGTGGCGGCGCGGCGGCGGCCGGTGGAGCCGGCGCCCCTGTCGGACGAAGAAGAACGGCGGCTGGAAAACATTCTCGAAAATGAGAAGCTTCGCCGCGATCCTGACGCAACCTCGCCTCACGACGGGCGCTAG
- the hemC gene encoding hydroxymethylbilane synthase produces MTFPLRIGTRRSRLALAQSGMMQRAIGRALNVPESEIETAVPLVEIVTTGDRIQDRRLLELGGKALFTKEIEEALLDGRIDIAVHSMKDVPAEQPPGLCIAATPEREDARDAFISRDYAAFDALPTGARLGTASLRRQAQALALRPDLKIEMLRGNIDTRLRRAAEGEFDAILLAVSGMTRLGVIDAIRETLSLDAFLPAPGQGALALQTREADLDAAWVAAMNHPETAMAVEAERGAMLTLEGSCRTAVGAHAVIANGVLRLTTEMLSPDGSARWRRTGDLAAPTPDAARALGLRLGGEVRDAAGDQEVDPATLDG; encoded by the coding sequence ATGACCTTTCCTCTTCGCATCGGCACTCGGCGTTCCAGGCTGGCACTGGCCCAGTCCGGCATGATGCAGCGCGCCATCGGCCGCGCCCTGAACGTGCCGGAAAGCGAGATCGAAACGGCCGTGCCCCTGGTTGAGATCGTCACCACCGGCGACCGTATTCAGGACCGCCGCCTGCTGGAGCTGGGGGGCAAGGCCCTGTTCACCAAGGAGATCGAAGAGGCCCTCCTGGACGGCCGCATCGACATCGCCGTCCATTCGATGAAGGACGTGCCCGCCGAGCAGCCGCCCGGCCTGTGCATCGCCGCCACGCCCGAACGCGAGGACGCCCGCGACGCCTTCATCAGCCGCGACTACGCCGCCTTCGACGCCCTGCCGACCGGCGCGCGCCTGGGCACCGCCAGCCTGCGCCGCCAGGCCCAGGCCCTGGCCCTGCGCCCCGACCTGAAGATCGAGATGTTGCGCGGCAATATCGACACCCGCCTGCGCCGCGCGGCCGAGGGCGAGTTCGACGCCATTCTTCTGGCCGTGTCCGGAATGACGCGCCTGGGCGTGATCGACGCCATCCGCGAGACGCTGTCGCTGGACGCCTTTCTGCCTGCGCCGGGTCAAGGCGCCCTGGCGCTGCAGACGCGCGAGGCCGATCTGGACGCCGCCTGGGTCGCGGCCATGAACCACCCAGAAACAGCCATGGCCGTCGAGGCCGAACGCGGCGCCATGCTGACGCTGGAAGGGTCGTGCCGCACCGCCGTGGGCGCCCATGCCGTCATCGCCAACGGCGTGCTGCGCCTGACCACTGAAATGCTCAGCCCGGACGGCTCGGCCCGCTGGCGGCGGACGGGCGACCTGGCCGCCCCCACGCCTGACGCCGCCCGCGCCCTGGGCCTGCGCCTGGGCGGAGAGGTGCGCGACGCCGCGGGCGATCAGGAGGTCGATCCCGCGACCCTGGACGGATGA
- a CDS encoding Rieske (2Fe-2S) protein, producing MSEGETERKRVWKTPPGVALCAETDIADPGSRGFVLQIGEAFFHGFVVRKGGQVVGWVDRCPHAGFPLAIELDRYLTPDASLILCGWHGAVFEPLSGECRGGPCAGGRLTPWPVQAAGGIIRTA from the coding sequence GTGTCTGAAGGCGAAACCGAACGTAAGCGGGTCTGGAAAACGCCGCCCGGCGTGGCCCTGTGCGCCGAGACCGACATCGCCGATCCGGGCTCACGGGGGTTCGTCCTTCAGATCGGGGAAGCCTTCTTCCACGGCTTCGTCGTGCGAAAGGGCGGCCAGGTCGTCGGTTGGGTCGATCGCTGCCCCCACGCCGGATTTCCGCTGGCGATCGAGTTGGATCGCTATCTGACGCCGGACGCCTCGCTGATCCTGTGCGGCTGGCACGGCGCGGTGTTCGAGCCCCTCTCGGGCGAGTGCCGGGGTGGGCCGTGCGCCGGGGGGCGGCTGACGCCCTGGCCCGTTCAGGCGGCGGGCGGAATCATCCGCACCGCCTGA
- the tsaD gene encoding tRNA (adenosine(37)-N6)-threonylcarbamoyltransferase complex transferase subunit TsaD has protein sequence MNVAYRSSGRYLGPMESSADYSSGAAAATGRDVPPLPGEALTVLGLETSCDETAASVVRLHPSTRGGRAEVLSSVVHSQIDDHAAYGGVVPEIAARSHVEMIDGVTRRAMVEAGLDWSDLDGIAATAGPGLVGGVMVGLSYGKAVSLARDLPLVAVNHLEGHAVSARLGAEVAYPFLLLLVSGGHCQLLEVRGVGDMSRIGATIDDAAGEAFDKIAKALGLGYPGGPALERLAAQGDGSGIDLPRALLGRKDCDFSFSGLKTAAFRIAQTCETAQDKANLADAVQTAIARQLSDRSERALAAYAERHEALMQAGSASRPIGQKRLFVVAGGVAANKTIRAVLEATAAKQGFDFLAPPLAYCTDNAAMIALAGAERLALGLTSDIDVIARPRWPLDEARALSDPSHRPGRKGAKA, from the coding sequence ATGAACGTTGCGTACCGGTCGTCGGGTCGCTACCTCGGCCCGATGGAGAGTTCCGCCGACTATAGCAGCGGCGCCGCAGCGGCAACTGGACGGGATGTCCCCCCCCTTCCTGGTGAGGCGCTGACGGTGCTGGGCCTTGAAACCAGCTGCGACGAGACGGCGGCCTCGGTGGTGCGGCTGCATCCATCGACCCGCGGCGGACGGGCCGAGGTCCTGTCCTCGGTCGTGCACAGCCAGATCGACGACCACGCCGCCTATGGCGGGGTGGTGCCGGAAATCGCCGCCCGCAGCCATGTGGAGATGATCGACGGCGTCACGCGCCGCGCCATGGTCGAGGCCGGTCTGGACTGGAGCGACCTGGACGGGATCGCGGCGACGGCCGGGCCGGGCCTGGTCGGCGGGGTCATGGTGGGCCTGAGCTACGGCAAGGCGGTCAGCCTGGCGCGCGACCTGCCGCTGGTGGCGGTCAATCATCTGGAAGGGCACGCGGTCTCGGCGCGGCTGGGGGCGGAGGTAGCCTATCCCTTCCTGCTGCTGCTGGTGTCGGGGGGGCATTGTCAGCTGCTGGAGGTGCGTGGGGTCGGCGACATGAGCCGGATCGGCGCCACCATCGATGATGCGGCCGGCGAGGCCTTCGACAAGATCGCCAAAGCCCTGGGGCTGGGCTATCCGGGCGGGCCGGCGCTGGAGCGACTGGCGGCTCAGGGCGACGGGTCGGGCATCGACCTGCCGCGCGCGCTGTTGGGTCGCAAGGATTGCGACTTTTCCTTTTCCGGGCTGAAGACGGCGGCCTTCCGCATCGCCCAGACCTGCGAGACGGCGCAGGACAAGGCGAACTTGGCCGATGCGGTCCAGACCGCCATCGCGCGCCAACTGTCGGATCGGTCGGAACGCGCCCTGGCGGCCTATGCGGAGAGGCATGAGGCCCTCATGCAGGCAGGCTCCGCGAGCCGGCCGATAGGGCAAAAAAGATTATTCGTCGTGGCCGGCGGGGTGGCGGCGAACAAGACGATACGCGCCGTGCTGGAGGCGACGGCGGCCAAACAGGGTTTCGACTTTCTGGCGCCGCCCCTGGCCTATTGCACCGACAATGCGGCGATGATCGCCCTGGCGGGGGCGGAACGGCTGGCGCTCGGCCTGACCAGCGACATAGACGTGATCGCCCGGCCGCGATGGCCGCTGGACGAAGCGCGCGCGCTGTCTGATCCTTCGCATCGGCCGGGGCGCAAGGGCGCCAAGGCCTGA
- a CDS encoding ABC transporter ATP-binding protein has protein sequence MPVIDIQGLTKTYKSGLQALKRVDLAIERGEIFALLGPNGAGKTTLISIVCGIVTPTTGTVIADGHDIQTDFRAARTKIGLVPQELTTDAFETVMATVTFSRGLFGKAPNPAFIERLLRDLSLWDKRDAKLRTLSGGMKRRVMIAKALSHEPDILFLDEPTAGVDVELRRDMWAMVRRLRERGVTIILTTHYIEEAEEMADRIGVILKGELILVEEKTALMKKLGKKTLTLNLVEPLTALPPDLADWNLTLKTDGGELEYSFDANAEDTGVPSLIRRLETLNIGFKDLNTRQSSLEDIFVSLVHTNGAAT, from the coding sequence ATGCCCGTCATCGACATCCAAGGTCTGACCAAGACCTACAAGTCCGGCTTGCAGGCGTTGAAGCGCGTGGACCTGGCGATCGAAAGGGGCGAGATATTCGCCCTTCTGGGGCCGAACGGGGCCGGCAAGACGACCCTTATCTCCATCGTCTGCGGCATCGTCACGCCGACGACCGGCACGGTGATCGCCGATGGCCATGACATCCAGACCGACTTCCGCGCCGCCCGCACCAAGATCGGCCTGGTGCCGCAGGAGCTGACCACCGACGCCTTCGAGACGGTGATGGCCACCGTCACCTTCAGCCGGGGCCTGTTCGGCAAGGCGCCGAACCCCGCCTTCATCGAACGGCTGCTGCGCGACCTGTCGCTGTGGGACAAGCGCGACGCCAAGCTGCGGACCCTGTCGGGCGGCATGAAACGGCGCGTCATGATCGCCAAGGCCCTCAGCCACGAACCGGACATCCTGTTTCTGGACGAGCCGACGGCCGGGGTGGATGTGGAACTGCGCCGCGACATGTGGGCGATGGTGCGACGCCTGCGCGAGCGCGGCGTCACCATCATCCTGACCACCCATTACATCGAGGAAGCCGAGGAGATGGCCGACCGGATCGGGGTGATCCTGAAGGGCGAACTGATCCTGGTCGAGGAAAAGACCGCCCTGATGAAGAAGCTGGGCAAGAAGACCCTGACCCTGAACCTGGTCGAGCCGCTGACCGCGCTGCCCCCCGATTTGGCCGACTGGAACCTGACGTTGAAGACCGACGGCGGCGAGTTGGAATACAGTTTCGACGCCAACGCCGAGGACACAGGCGTGCCCTCGCTGATCCGTCGGCTGGAGACGCTGAACATCGGCTTCAAGGACCTGAACACCCGCCAGAGTTCGCTGGAAGACATTTTCGTCAGCCTGGTTCACACGAACGGAGCAGCCACATGA
- the ccmI gene encoding c-type cytochrome biogenesis protein CcmI has product MIAFWMMTGLAAALAALLVMAGARRGADPATSAESAAAVREIEELDRLKARGLLDEAAYVAARAEAGRRLLAQEAAAAPVVGARDRLWVMGGLGLVVAGALGLYVVTGTPGLPDQGYEHRVDDWSTRLETLSPPQLAAVAARVVRDRPDDKQALAMLGAARFAADDPLGAASAFRRLIDRDPKDAQAWARLGESLVRANDGQIGGDAEAAFAQAVRLDPDQLGARFFLGEAALARGDAQTTRLMWTPLIGALDPADPRRLDLERRMPSDGAAGGAR; this is encoded by the coding sequence ATGATCGCCTTCTGGATGATGACGGGGCTGGCGGCGGCGTTGGCCGCTCTTCTGGTGATGGCCGGCGCACGACGCGGCGCCGATCCGGCGACGAGCGCTGAAAGCGCGGCGGCCGTGCGCGAGATCGAGGAACTGGACCGGCTGAAGGCGCGCGGTCTGCTGGACGAGGCGGCCTATGTCGCCGCCCGGGCCGAGGCGGGACGACGGCTCCTGGCGCAGGAGGCCGCCGCCGCGCCGGTCGTCGGTGCACGGGATCGGCTTTGGGTTATGGGCGGCCTCGGCCTGGTTGTCGCCGGTGCGCTGGGCCTCTATGTCGTGACGGGAACGCCGGGCCTGCCCGATCAGGGCTATGAGCATCGGGTCGACGACTGGTCCACCCGTCTGGAGACGCTGTCGCCGCCCCAGTTGGCCGCGGTCGCCGCGCGCGTGGTCCGTGACCGGCCCGACGACAAACAGGCCCTGGCCATGCTGGGGGCCGCGCGGTTCGCGGCCGACGATCCCCTGGGCGCGGCCTCGGCCTTCCGTCGTCTGATCGACCGCGATCCGAAAGACGCCCAGGCCTGGGCGCGGCTGGGCGAAAGCTTGGTGCGGGCCAATGACGGCCAGATCGGCGGCGACGCCGAGGCGGCCTTCGCTCAGGCCGTGCGTCTTGACCCCGATCAACTCGGCGCCCGCTTCTTTCTGGGCGAGGCGGCGTTGGCGCGCGGCGACGCCCAGACGACCCGCCTGATGTGGACGCCGTTGATCGGCGCCCTCGATCCCGCCGATCCACGGCGCCTGGACCTGGAGCGGCGGATGCCGTCCGACGGGGCAGCAGGCGGGGCGCGATGA
- the ccmE gene encoding cytochrome c maturation protein CcmE, producing MSWLPKSPKARRRLWVVAAATPVLALAVGLSLWAMQDSVTFFYSPSEATADKAPEGRNIRLGGLVETGSVQKTGDGVVAFSVTDKAATTRVVYHGDLPDLFREGQGIVAQGSFGADRTFHARQVLAKHDENYMPREVADRLKAKGEWRPEGAAAPAPTRGSTAL from the coding sequence ATGAGCTGGCTGCCCAAATCGCCCAAGGCGCGTCGTCGCCTGTGGGTCGTCGCCGCCGCGACGCCGGTTCTGGCCTTGGCCGTCGGTCTGTCCTTGTGGGCCATGCAGGACAGCGTGACCTTCTTCTACTCGCCGTCCGAGGCGACCGCCGACAAGGCGCCCGAAGGCCGCAACATCCGCCTGGGCGGGCTGGTCGAGACGGGCAGTGTGCAAAAGACCGGCGACGGGGTCGTGGCGTTTTCCGTCACCGACAAAGCCGCCACGACCCGGGTGGTCTATCATGGCGACCTGCCCGACCTGTTCCGCGAGGGGCAGGGCATCGTGGCGCAGGGATCGTTTGGCGCCGATCGCACCTTCCACGCGCGCCAGGTCCTGGCCAAACACGACGAGAACTATATGCCGCGCGAGGTCGCGGATCGGCTGAAGGCCAAGGGCGAGTGGCGGCCCGAGGGGGCGGCGGCGCCGGCCCCGACGCGCGGATCGACCGCCTTATGA
- a CDS encoding heme lyase CcmF/NrfE family subunit, producing MIAEFGAFALALALALSMLQTGMSAAGRVRRSPVLAGAAQGAALAAAAAVALSFAALIHAFVVSDFSVSNVAANSHTDKPMLYKVAGAWGSHEGSLLLWCLVLTVFGGALARARGLPFGLKASAVAAQGALGSLFLAFAVFTSSPFTRLDPAPFQGASLNPLLQDPALAVHPPLLYAGYVGFSVCFSLAVAALIEGRAQTTFWPAWGRWVRPWALASWAFLTVGITLGSFWAYYELGWGGWWFWDPVENASFMPWLAGAALLHSAIVTERRGALAGWTVFLALLAFTFSMLGAFLVRSGVLTSVHAFAVDPQRGLMLLTILGVTAGAAFALFAWRAPQLKGGGLFAPISREGALVLNNLFLTAAAATVLLGTLYPLILEAASGATISVGPPYFAATFVPLMTVAFLILPAGPLLAWKRGDLIGALQRLIVAAGLAVLVALAAYALWEPKKALAAAGIGLGGWLILGSLSEVAERVRLFRAPGAETLRRLKGLPLGAWGMTLAHLGLGVFILGAVVETGFKAEAARALSLGQSVSAGPWTVTLDQVRVVEGPNYLAEQGQLTVRRADGRGDAETVTAERRFFPAGGQTTTEVGLNFRGLDDVYVVIGERAGGVEQPAWLVRLYWNPWARLIFLGPAIMALGGLLSLMDRRLRLGVARRRKTT from the coding sequence ATGATCGCGGAATTCGGGGCCTTCGCCCTGGCCCTGGCCCTGGCCCTGTCAATGCTGCAGACGGGGATGTCGGCGGCCGGGCGGGTGCGGCGCAGCCCCGTGCTTGCCGGAGCGGCCCAGGGTGCGGCCCTGGCGGCGGCGGCAGCTGTGGCCCTCAGTTTCGCGGCCCTGATCCACGCCTTCGTGGTGTCGGATTTTTCCGTCTCCAATGTCGCGGCCAACAGCCACACCGACAAGCCGATGCTGTACAAGGTCGCCGGCGCCTGGGGCAGCCACGAGGGGTCGTTGCTGCTGTGGTGCCTGGTCCTGACCGTGTTCGGCGGGGCGCTGGCGCGGGCGCGCGGCCTGCCGTTCGGGCTGAAAGCCTCGGCCGTGGCGGCGCAGGGCGCGCTGGGCTCGTTGTTCCTGGCCTTCGCCGTCTTCACCTCCAGCCCCTTCACCCGCCTCGACCCCGCGCCGTTCCAGGGCGCGTCGCTGAATCCGCTGTTGCAGGACCCGGCCCTGGCCGTGCACCCGCCGCTGCTCTACGCCGGCTATGTCGGATTTTCGGTCTGCTTCTCCTTGGCGGTCGCGGCCCTGATCGAGGGGCGGGCGCAGACGACCTTCTGGCCTGCTTGGGGGCGTTGGGTCCGGCCTTGGGCCCTCGCCAGCTGGGCCTTCCTGACCGTCGGCATCACCCTGGGGTCGTTCTGGGCCTATTATGAGCTGGGCTGGGGCGGCTGGTGGTTCTGGGACCCGGTCGAGAATGCGTCATTCATGCCCTGGCTGGCCGGCGCGGCCCTGCTGCACAGCGCCATCGTGACCGAGCGGCGCGGGGCGCTGGCGGGGTGGACGGTCTTTCTGGCTCTGTTGGCCTTCACCTTCTCCATGCTGGGCGCCTTCCTGGTGCGGTCGGGCGTGCTGACATCGGTTCACGCCTTCGCCGTCGATCCCCAGCGCGGGCTGATGCTGTTGACCATTCTGGGCGTCACGGCGGGCGCCGCCTTCGCCCTGTTCGCCTGGCGCGCGCCCCAGCTCAAGGGCGGGGGACTGTTCGCGCCGATCAGCCGCGAGGGCGCGCTGGTGCTGAACAATCTGTTCCTGACAGCGGCGGCGGCGACGGTGCTGCTGGGCACCCTCTATCCGCTGATCCTGGAGGCGGCGTCCGGGGCGACCATTTCGGTGGGGCCGCCCTATTTCGCCGCGACCTTCGTTCCGCTGATGACGGTCGCCTTCCTGATCCTGCCCGCCGGGCCGCTGCTGGCCTGGAAGCGCGGCGACTTGATCGGCGCCTTGCAGAGGCTGATTGTCGCGGCGGGCCTGGCCGTTCTTGTCGCTCTGGCCGCCTACGCCCTGTGGGAGCCGAAAAAGGCCCTGGCCGCCGCCGGGATCGGCCTGGGCGGCTGGTTGATCCTGGGCAGCTTGTCCGAAGTTGCCGAGCGGGTGCGCCTGTTCCGCGCGCCGGGCGCCGAGACCTTGCGCCGTCTGAAGGGGCTGCCGTTGGGCGCGTGGGGGATGACCCTGGCGCATCTGGGCCTGGGCGTCTTCATCCTGGGCGCTGTGGTCGAGACGGGCTTCAAGGCCGAGGCCGCGCGCGCGCTGTCTTTGGGCCAGAGCGTGTCGGCCGGGCCGTGGACCGTGACCCTGGATCAGGTCCGTGTAGTCGAGGGGCCGAACTATCTGGCCGAACAAGGCCAACTGACCGTGCGTCGCGCCGACGGCCGGGGCGACGCAGAGACCGTGACGGCCGAGCGACGCTTCTTCCCCGCGGGCGGGCAGACGACGACCGAGGTGGGGCTGAATTTCCGCGGGCTGGACGACGTCTATGTGGTGATCGGGGAACGCGCCGGCGGCGTGGAGCAACCGGCTTGGCTGGTGCGGCTCTATTGGAATCCCTGGGCGCGGCTGATCTTCCTGGGACCGGCGATCATGGCGCTGGGGGGACTTCTGTCGCTGATGGACCGGCGGCTCCGGCTGGGCGTCGCGCGGCGGAGGAAGACGACGTGA
- a CDS encoding NAD(P)H-dependent glycerol-3-phosphate dehydrogenase, with amino-acid sequence MEFRTAGVIGAGAWGTALAQVCVRAGLDTLLQAREPRLVETLRATRANDLYLPGVSLAEGLRFTADLADLGDCDVILAVPPAQHMRATLTAFAPHHRAGVPVVLCSKGVERGSMKLMTEVLAETLPSAPAAVLSGPSFAAEVSRGLPTAVTLACADEGLGQALLNTLSAPGFRPYLATDLIGAEAGGALKNVLAIACGISEGRQLGRSAHAALITRGFAEMTRLAVAMGAEAETVAGLCGLGDLVLTCSSPQSRNMSLGLALGQGQTVEQALAGKRSVAEGYESAPAVRELAARLGVEIPITAGVAALLAGEIDVDGLIDGLLSRPLKAERV; translated from the coding sequence ATGGAATTTCGCACGGCGGGAGTGATCGGCGCAGGCGCCTGGGGCACAGCCCTGGCGCAGGTCTGCGTCCGGGCGGGTCTGGACACCCTCCTGCAGGCGCGCGAGCCGCGGTTGGTCGAGACGTTGCGGGCGACGCGGGCCAACGATCTCTATTTGCCGGGCGTGTCCCTGGCCGAGGGGCTGCGGTTCACGGCCGATCTGGCGGACCTGGGGGACTGCGACGTCATCCTGGCGGTGCCGCCGGCCCAGCATATGCGCGCCACCCTGACGGCCTTCGCGCCTCATCACCGCGCCGGCGTGCCGGTGGTCCTGTGCTCCAAGGGGGTGGAGCGGGGTTCGATGAAGCTGATGACCGAGGTGCTGGCCGAGACTCTGCCGTCTGCGCCGGCCGCCGTCCTGTCGGGCCCCAGTTTCGCGGCCGAGGTGTCGCGCGGCCTGCCCACGGCCGTGACCCTGGCCTGCGCGGATGAAGGTTTGGGTCAGGCCCTGCTGAACACCCTATCGGCGCCGGGCTTCCGTCCCTATCTGGCGACCGATCTGATTGGGGCCGAGGCGGGCGGGGCGTTGAAGAACGTGCTGGCCATCGCCTGCGGCATTTCCGAAGGGCGTCAACTGGGCCGCAGCGCTCACGCGGCTCTGATCACGCGCGGCTTCGCCGAAATGACGCGGCTGGCCGTGGCCATGGGCGCCGAGGCCGAGACGGTGGCGGGCCTGTGCGGTCTGGGGGATCTGGTCCTGACCTGCTCCAGCCCGCAGTCGCGCAACATGAGCCTGGGTCTGGCCCTGGGGCAGGGGCAGACGGTCGAACAGGCCCTGGCCGGCAAGCGGTCGGTGGCGGAAGGCTATGAGAGCGCGCCGGCCGTGCGCGAACTGGCGGCGCGCCTGGGCGTGGAGATTCCGATCACCGCAGGGGTCGCGGCGCTGCTGGCCGGAGAGATCGACGTGGACGGCCTGATCGACGGCCTTCTGTCGCGGCCGCTGAAGGCCGAGCGTGTCTGA
- a CDS encoding ABC transporter permease has translation MTFNAYGVWAIYRFEMARALRTLWQSVVTPVLTTALYFVVFGGAIGSRMQEVDGVPYGAFIVPGLIMLSLFTQSIFNASFGIYFPKFTGTIYEILSAPVSSLEIVLAYVGAAATKSAVLGLIILATAAFFVPLQILHPVWMMAFLILISVTFSLFGFIIGVWADGFEQLQMIPMLIVTPLTFLGGAFYSIDMLPAGWRTVTLFNPVVYLISGFRWAFYGQGDVAVGISLTATLAFFAVCLAIVMWMFKTGYRLKN, from the coding sequence ATGACCTTCAACGCATACGGCGTCTGGGCCATCTATCGCTTCGAGATGGCGCGTGCGCTTCGCACCTTGTGGCAGAGCGTGGTCACGCCGGTCCTCACCACCGCCCTCTATTTCGTCGTCTTCGGCGGCGCCATCGGCAGCCGGATGCAGGAGGTGGACGGCGTGCCCTACGGCGCCTTCATCGTGCCGGGCCTGATCATGCTCAGCCTGTTCACCCAGTCGATCTTCAACGCCTCCTTCGGCATCTACTTTCCCAAGTTCACGGGCACCATCTACGAGATCCTGTCGGCGCCCGTATCGTCGCTTGAGATCGTGCTGGCCTATGTCGGAGCGGCGGCGACCAAGTCGGCGGTTCTGGGCCTGATCATCCTGGCGACGGCGGCCTTCTTCGTGCCGTTGCAGATCCTGCATCCGGTCTGGATGATGGCCTTCCTGATCCTGATCTCCGTGACCTTCAGCCTGTTCGGTTTCATCATCGGCGTCTGGGCGGACGGATTCGAGCAGCTTCAAATGATCCCGATGCTGATCGTCACGCCCCTGACCTTCCTGGGCGGCGCCTTCTATTCCATCGACATGTTGCCGGCCGGCTGGCGGACCGTCACCCTGTTCAACCCGGTCGTCTATCTGATCTCGGGCTTCCGGTGGGCCTTCTACGGTCAGGGCGACGTGGCCGTGGGGATCAGCCTGACCGCAACCTTGGCCTTCTTCGCCGTCTGCCTGGCCATCGTCATGTGGATGTTCAAGACCGGCTATCGGCTCAAGAACTGA